A stretch of the Archangium violaceum genome encodes the following:
- a CDS encoding flagellar M-ring protein FliF: protein MFFRRCLFLLLLCAAGCRERIQHGLDERQANELQTVLVERGLDARKVPETGKKPTWAIEVTEEQSSDAVRILAELGLPRPVQDEGCDVFGGGGLVRTPVEEQLCRGRVMERGLEKTLQTVEGVILARVHLVVPPPPRPGQQPVPAKASAMLRVAPGYADTLKGTREMLRALIAGGVEGLSPEGVSLMVDEVSTRVVAPTRGVSPLTRLRVLLAILSLAVTGLSVGLILVTLRLRHHRARAEAKPVLPPAPARPVVTPGAARKVA, encoded by the coding sequence ATGTTCTTCAGACGCTGTCTCTTCCTGCTGCTCCTGTGCGCCGCGGGGTGCCGGGAGCGCATCCAGCACGGCCTGGACGAGCGCCAGGCCAACGAGCTGCAGACGGTGCTCGTCGAGCGGGGGCTCGACGCGCGCAAGGTGCCCGAGACGGGCAAGAAGCCCACGTGGGCCATCGAGGTGACGGAGGAGCAGTCCTCGGACGCGGTGCGGATCCTCGCCGAGCTGGGGCTGCCTCGCCCCGTGCAGGACGAGGGCTGTGACGTCTTCGGTGGGGGCGGGCTGGTGAGGACGCCGGTGGAAGAGCAGCTCTGCCGGGGGCGGGTGATGGAGCGGGGCCTGGAGAAGACGCTGCAGACGGTGGAGGGCGTCATCCTCGCGCGCGTGCACCTGGTGGTGCCACCGCCACCGAGGCCCGGACAGCAGCCGGTACCAGCGAAGGCCTCGGCGATGTTGCGCGTGGCACCCGGCTACGCGGACACCCTCAAGGGCACCCGGGAGATGCTGCGCGCGCTCATCGCGGGAGGCGTGGAGGGACTCTCCCCCGAGGGGGTGTCGCTCATGGTGGACGAGGTGTCCACGCGGGTGGTGGCGCCCACGCGGGGAGTGTCTCCGCTGACACGGCTGCGGGTGTTGCTGGCGATCCTGTCCCTGGCCGTCACGGGGCTGTCCGTGGGGCTGATCCTGGTGACGCTGCGCCTGCGGCACCATCGTGCCAGGGCGGAAGCGAAGCCCGTGCTTCCGCCTGCGCCCGCGCGACCCGTGGTGACGCCCGGGGCCGCGCGCAAGGTGGCGTGA
- a CDS encoding response regulator yields MAANLQNPFHILLVEDEPVIRELVRSMLSDGAVEVVCAANGIEGLKLAKSRPFQLVLMDVVLPQLDGISVCRMLKSDPVTSKVPVYMLTAKSKKSDMESATLAGADGYIQKPFKGAELMALVDRLRTAA; encoded by the coding sequence ATGGCCGCCAACCTGCAGAATCCCTTCCACATCCTCCTGGTCGAGGACGAGCCCGTCATCCGGGAGCTCGTGCGTTCCATGTTGAGCGACGGGGCCGTGGAGGTGGTGTGCGCCGCCAATGGCATCGAGGGCCTGAAGCTGGCCAAGAGCCGCCCCTTCCAACTCGTGCTGATGGACGTGGTGCTGCCGCAGCTCGACGGCATCTCGGTGTGCCGGATGCTCAAGAGCGATCCGGTCACCTCGAAGGTGCCGGTCTACATGCTCACGGCCAAGTCCAAGAAGTCGGACATGGAGAGCGCCACGCTGGCGGGAGCGGACGGCTACATCCAGAAGCCCTTCAAGGGCGCGGAGCTGATGGCGCTGGTGGATCGGCTGCGCACGGCGGCCTGA
- the fliB gene encoding flagellin lysine-N-methylase, translated as MPSESTLPRYMTRFRCIAERCEDTCCSGLKVPVSGSHWQRMQAVVSSDPEESERLRQCVSPNPGGAPTEQAFIQMRPDGHCPLLDAERLCSLQRRHGDALLPDICATFPRVVTRWGERVEVSGTLACPEVARSCLLEEDALEPVPLPASSPHVTRPETARHIPVDTEDAYTFHAETVRAAMLRLLHRREYPLASRLAMLGQLAYGLDDFYFRGTEAFRGEARSGAEARLNKVLQRFERPDILDAVHRDFTGLTLPGGPCVGLFRSVLKARMAAGRGERFSSLVRGVLDSLRLENGGASDLDAAWHTYAERWSHLEARYGERVHRYFHNSTEHQLWRAPFTDSPSLLAYVFRLTLRVGLLRLTLAGHPRVAELRHKPSPTSESQEHLDRAAVETFQLLAKHVEQSPDYLSLAEGLVGPGRGAETLGKVLVFATF; from the coding sequence ATGCCCTCCGAGTCCACCCTCCCGCGCTACATGACGCGCTTCCGCTGCATCGCGGAGCGCTGTGAGGACACCTGCTGCTCGGGGCTGAAGGTGCCGGTGAGCGGCTCTCACTGGCAGCGGATGCAGGCGGTGGTCTCGAGCGACCCGGAGGAGTCGGAGCGCCTGCGCCAGTGCGTCTCCCCGAATCCGGGTGGCGCCCCCACGGAGCAGGCCTTCATCCAGATGCGTCCGGACGGGCACTGCCCCTTGCTGGACGCGGAGCGGTTGTGCTCGCTCCAGCGCCGCCACGGGGACGCACTGCTTCCGGACATCTGCGCCACCTTCCCGCGCGTCGTCACACGCTGGGGCGAACGGGTGGAGGTCTCCGGGACCCTGGCCTGTCCCGAGGTGGCTCGCTCGTGCCTGCTGGAGGAGGACGCGCTGGAGCCGGTGCCACTGCCCGCTTCGTCTCCACACGTCACGCGGCCAGAAACGGCGAGGCACATCCCCGTGGACACGGAGGACGCCTATACCTTCCACGCGGAGACGGTGCGCGCGGCCATGCTGCGACTGCTGCACCGGCGGGAATACCCCCTCGCCTCGCGGCTCGCCATGCTCGGGCAACTGGCCTACGGGCTGGACGACTTCTACTTCCGGGGAACGGAAGCCTTCCGCGGGGAAGCGCGCTCTGGAGCCGAGGCCCGTTTGAACAAGGTGCTCCAACGCTTCGAGCGTCCGGACATCCTGGACGCGGTCCACCGGGACTTCACCGGGCTGACGCTCCCGGGTGGGCCCTGCGTGGGCCTGTTCCGCTCGGTGCTGAAGGCACGGATGGCGGCGGGCCGGGGCGAGCGGTTCTCCTCCCTGGTGCGGGGTGTCCTGGATTCCCTCCGGCTCGAGAACGGTGGCGCGAGCGACCTGGACGCGGCCTGGCACACCTACGCGGAGCGGTGGAGCCACCTGGAAGCGCGGTACGGCGAGCGGGTGCACCGCTACTTCCACAACTCCACCGAGCACCAACTCTGGCGTGCGCCCTTCACCGACTCGCCGAGCCTGCTCGCCTACGTGTTCCGCCTGACCCTGCGGGTGGGGCTGCTGCGCCTGACGCTCGCGGGCCATCCCCGGGTAGCGGAGCTCCGCCACAAGCCCTCCCCCACCTCCGAGTCACAGGAGCACCTGGACCGGGCGGCGGTGGAGACCTTCCAGCTCCTGGCGAAGCATGTGGAGCAGTCGCCGGACTACCTCTCGCTCGCCGAGGGCCTCGTGGGCCCGGGCCGCGGCGCGGAAACCCTGGGCAAGGTGCTCGTCTTCGCGACCTTCTGA
- a CDS encoding DUF504 domain-containing protein, which yields MSQDRFQTSREVYHRIRWDPRLDAHAFVIGYDARGEQMEEVPFAAFVPDGEIPWHRVWYFRRGHQMVWDRRERIDRMSDLAV from the coding sequence ATGTCACAGGACAGATTCCAGACCAGCCGCGAGGTGTATCACCGCATCCGCTGGGACCCACGGCTCGACGCGCACGCGTTCGTCATCGGCTACGACGCTCGTGGCGAGCAGATGGAGGAGGTCCCCTTCGCGGCCTTCGTGCCCGACGGGGAGATTCCCTGGCACCGCGTCTGGTACTTCCGGCGTGGCCACCAGATGGTGTGGGACCGCCGCGAACGTATCGACCGGATGTCTGACCTCGCTGTCTGA
- a CDS encoding ATP-dependent helicase HrpB → MAIDKVGAIGGAGATPALDPSGKADFGKVLEGVKAPARRLGPQVATEGAPSPAAPPERTEAARGTCTAEGVGKAPAGTSEVQAGGRVDSVRAARSQQAVQVLDRVSEAQKRLDRVLELAESGRSFSPTELIALQAHVYRASQELDLAGKVVEKATGGVKQVLQTQV, encoded by the coding sequence ATGGCCATCGACAAGGTGGGGGCGATTGGCGGGGCGGGAGCGACGCCCGCGCTGGATCCCTCGGGGAAGGCGGATTTCGGCAAGGTGCTGGAGGGGGTGAAGGCGCCGGCGAGGCGGCTGGGGCCCCAGGTGGCGACCGAGGGGGCTCCGTCGCCGGCTGCCCCCCCGGAGCGGACGGAGGCCGCGCGCGGGACGTGCACGGCGGAGGGAGTGGGGAAGGCTCCGGCGGGGACCTCGGAGGTCCAGGCCGGGGGGCGGGTGGATTCGGTGCGGGCCGCGCGGTCTCAGCAGGCGGTGCAGGTGCTGGACCGGGTGAGCGAGGCGCAGAAGCGGTTGGATCGCGTCCTGGAACTGGCCGAGTCCGGCAGGTCGTTCTCGCCGACCGAGCTGATCGCCCTCCAGGCCCACGTGTACCGGGCGAGCCAGGAGCTCGATCTCGCCGGCAAGGTCGTCGAGAAGGCGACCGGCGGCGTCAAGCAGGTACTGCAGACCCAGGTGTGA
- a CDS encoding DUF885 domain-containing protein: MSKAPSPALDAFVRLRASFFERYLQSQPEEATTLGLHHLDDRLKDLSPSALADEYALHRDTLAQLERLAPEEFPPDAWLDWMAMLGVCRFHVHAHEDLRGHRSNVELSTYPHTMLQYQIGQAETAEDWSAIASRAARIPTFLQQQEQLLAEGLASGEVPDVHIVQEFAEDQLPVIVRYFEHLPALPEAHQVTLSSAEARALQHAAHDAREAFAAHQRFLRERVQPHAHAGVVLGEDEYRWRLRHMFGLTASPEELVQRAEEVLARAQHSIVQLAAQLAAEVPGAPSTLSNLADARTLLARLELEHPAHDEDVIPLYRERIAHAESFIHERELFNVPEGCRLGLKPLPPGMVDVRGTNWPAPLKDPRKVGWFVLAPMAAAHPTVWATLLAVHEGIPGHFLQSVAWQRAFSHHPAPVRFLLVTDHVAMARGHFGPMLNIEGYATYAEERMRRAGFYSAPEELTALVARALRAVRVVVDIGLHTRRMDDEAAVSYLMRSASMPEPNARREILRYKRLPLQSITYLLGALEFERLEEDCRRERGRHFDEARFHDELFSFGPVPPALLRRFMLSAP; the protein is encoded by the coding sequence ATGAGCAAGGCCCCCTCGCCCGCCCTCGACGCCTTCGTCCGGCTCCGCGCCTCGTTCTTCGAGCGCTACCTCCAGAGCCAGCCCGAGGAGGCCACCACCCTCGGACTCCATCACCTGGACGACCGGCTCAAGGACCTCTCTCCGTCCGCGCTGGCCGACGAGTACGCCCTGCACCGCGACACCCTCGCGCAACTCGAGCGGCTCGCGCCCGAGGAGTTCCCCCCGGACGCCTGGCTCGATTGGATGGCGATGCTCGGCGTCTGCCGGTTCCACGTCCACGCCCACGAGGACCTGCGCGGACACCGGAGCAATGTCGAGCTGTCGACCTATCCGCACACGATGCTCCAGTACCAGATCGGCCAGGCCGAGACGGCCGAGGACTGGTCCGCCATCGCCAGCCGGGCCGCGCGCATCCCCACCTTCCTCCAACAGCAGGAGCAGCTGCTCGCCGAGGGGCTCGCCTCGGGAGAGGTGCCGGATGTGCACATCGTCCAGGAGTTCGCCGAGGACCAGCTCCCCGTCATCGTCCGGTACTTCGAGCACCTCCCGGCCCTGCCCGAAGCACACCAGGTGACACTCTCCAGCGCCGAGGCCCGTGCGCTCCAGCACGCGGCCCATGACGCCCGCGAGGCCTTCGCCGCCCACCAGCGCTTCCTGCGCGAGCGCGTGCAGCCCCATGCGCACGCCGGCGTGGTCCTCGGCGAGGACGAGTACCGGTGGCGGCTGCGACACATGTTCGGCCTCACCGCCTCTCCCGAGGAGCTGGTGCAGCGGGCCGAGGAGGTGTTGGCGCGGGCCCAGCACTCCATCGTCCAGCTCGCCGCTCAGCTCGCCGCGGAGGTTCCCGGAGCGCCCTCCACCCTCTCCAATCTGGCGGACGCCCGGACCCTGCTCGCGCGGCTCGAGCTGGAGCACCCCGCCCACGACGAGGACGTCATCCCCCTCTACCGGGAGCGCATCGCGCACGCCGAGTCCTTCATCCACGAGCGGGAGCTGTTCAACGTCCCCGAGGGCTGCCGGCTCGGCCTCAAGCCCCTTCCTCCAGGCATGGTGGACGTTCGCGGCACCAACTGGCCCGCGCCGCTGAAGGATCCCCGCAAGGTGGGCTGGTTCGTGCTGGCCCCCATGGCCGCCGCGCACCCCACCGTCTGGGCCACGCTGCTGGCCGTGCACGAGGGCATCCCCGGCCACTTCCTGCAGAGCGTCGCCTGGCAGCGGGCCTTCTCCCACCATCCCGCCCCGGTCCGCTTCCTCCTCGTGACGGACCACGTGGCCATGGCGCGCGGCCACTTCGGCCCCATGCTCAACATCGAGGGCTACGCCACCTACGCCGAGGAGCGGATGCGGCGCGCGGGCTTCTACTCCGCCCCCGAGGAACTCACGGCGCTGGTGGCCCGGGCCCTGCGCGCCGTACGCGTGGTGGTGGACATCGGCCTGCACACCCGGCGCATGGATGACGAGGCCGCGGTGAGCTATCTCATGCGCTCCGCCAGCATGCCCGAGCCCAACGCGCGGCGGGAAATCCTCCGCTACAAGCGCCTGCCCCTGCAGTCCATCACCTACCTGCTCGGCGCGCTCGAGTTCGAACGGCTCGAGGAGGACTGCCGGCGCGAGCGCGGGCGCCACTTCGACGAGGCCCGCTTCCACGACGAGCTCTTCTCGTTCGGCCCAGTGCCTCCCGCGCTCCTGCGACGCTTCATGCTGAGCGCCCCGTGA
- a CDS encoding S8 family serine peptidase, with product MMRRWAHLGLLALAACSGGADDVSVQGHNECGDVVENALPDEALRQTPDGREAVLVRYRSSARVSAATVRRLGGQVTAQYRLVPAVAARVTPEERARLAADPDVESIEPDLEVHALGLPTTTGSVDEYTDALRLVQAQQVWDANEDGVLDTGAPTGAGIRVCIIDSGIDRRHPELAIPYAAGHDFVDDDDDPSDESNGVRGLGHGTHVAGIVAAQLGSGGTTWPAMSQGGMVGVAPGVELLIARVLNVHESASISTVLSGLEWCKQQGAHIASLSLGAPMDMGNTAREAFQAAVDGGMLIVAAAGNDSRPGDEAPLSYPSAYPSVMAVGAVDAKEQVASFSNRGEGLSLVAPGVDVLSSISVQGATEPELDAEGARYTSRSIFFAPAGEYTGELVDCGMGDVGECKSGTCEGFVAYVRLAGFYSVTDSARNVMRQGARAIVFGAEESESQSWQLGLDGPGRKWVPSLAVGRESRAAVLAHLGKQVRVSLRAVDYARFPGTSMATPHVTGVAALVWSARPSLKANEVRALLERSAKDLGEPGHDAHYGHGLVQAKAALDTLQQMP from the coding sequence ATGATGCGGCGTTGGGCACATCTCGGGCTTCTGGCCCTGGCGGCGTGTTCGGGTGGGGCCGACGACGTGTCGGTGCAGGGGCACAACGAGTGCGGAGACGTGGTCGAGAACGCGCTCCCCGATGAGGCCTTGCGCCAGACCCCGGATGGACGCGAGGCCGTGCTCGTCCGCTACCGCTCCAGCGCTCGGGTGAGCGCGGCCACGGTGCGGCGCCTGGGAGGTCAGGTGACGGCGCAGTACCGCCTCGTCCCGGCGGTGGCCGCGCGTGTGACCCCCGAGGAGCGGGCCCGGCTCGCCGCGGATCCGGACGTGGAGAGCATCGAGCCGGACCTCGAGGTGCACGCGCTCGGCCTGCCCACGACGACCGGCTCGGTGGATGAGTACACGGACGCGCTGAGGCTCGTGCAGGCCCAGCAGGTGTGGGACGCCAACGAGGATGGCGTGCTCGACACGGGAGCGCCGACCGGCGCGGGCATCCGGGTGTGCATCATCGACAGTGGCATCGACCGGCGGCACCCCGAGCTGGCCATTCCCTACGCGGCCGGCCACGACTTCGTGGATGACGATGACGACCCGAGCGACGAGTCGAACGGCGTGAGAGGCCTTGGCCATGGCACACACGTGGCGGGCATCGTCGCGGCCCAGCTCGGCTCGGGAGGCACGACCTGGCCGGCCATGAGCCAGGGCGGCATGGTGGGAGTGGCCCCCGGCGTGGAGCTGCTGATCGCCCGGGTGCTCAACGTGCACGAGAGCGCCAGCATCAGCACCGTGCTCTCGGGACTCGAGTGGTGCAAGCAGCAGGGGGCGCACATCGCCTCGCTGTCGCTCGGGGCGCCGATGGACATGGGAAACACGGCGCGGGAGGCATTCCAGGCCGCGGTGGACGGGGGAATGCTCATCGTCGCGGCGGCGGGAAACGACAGCCGCCCGGGAGACGAGGCGCCCCTCAGCTACCCGTCGGCCTATCCGTCCGTGATGGCGGTGGGCGCCGTGGACGCGAAGGAACAGGTGGCCTCCTTCTCCAACCGCGGCGAGGGGCTGAGCCTGGTGGCGCCTGGCGTGGACGTGCTCTCCTCCATCAGCGTGCAGGGAGCCACCGAGCCGGAGCTCGACGCGGAGGGAGCGCGGTACACCTCGCGTTCGATCTTCTTCGCGCCCGCGGGTGAGTACACGGGAGAGCTGGTCGACTGCGGCATGGGCGACGTCGGCGAGTGCAAGAGCGGCACGTGCGAGGGCTTCGTGGCCTATGTGCGGCTGGCCGGGTTCTACTCCGTCACGGACAGCGCGCGGAATGTGATGAGACAGGGCGCGCGGGCGATCGTCTTCGGCGCCGAGGAATCCGAGAGCCAATCCTGGCAACTGGGTCTGGACGGACCGGGGCGCAAGTGGGTGCCCTCGCTCGCGGTGGGCAGGGAGTCGCGGGCGGCCGTGCTCGCTCACCTGGGCAAGCAGGTGCGCGTGAGCCTGCGCGCAGTGGACTACGCCCGGTTCCCGGGCACCTCGATGGCCACGCCGCACGTGACGGGCGTGGCGGCGCTCGTGTGGAGCGCACGTCCCTCCCTGAAGGCCAACGAGGTGCGCGCGCTGCTGGAGCGCAGCGCGAAGGACCTGGGCGAGCCGGGGCATGACGCACACTACGGCCACGGGCTGGTGCAGGCGAAGGCGGCACTCGACACGCTCCAGCAGATGCCCTGA
- a CDS encoding inorganic diphosphatase, protein MLVESPRWSVVKRRADGGVDFISPLPCPYNYGCIPGLSSGDGDPLDVVVLGPRLRRGERLRVPVVGVIGFLDAGCADPKVICSARPLSAAERTGLETFFRVYALFKRVLHRVRGRSGGDTRFVGWLADVTGRSA, encoded by the coding sequence GTGCTGGTCGAGTCTCCTCGCTGGTCCGTGGTGAAGCGGCGCGCGGACGGGGGCGTGGACTTCATCTCGCCGCTGCCGTGTCCCTACAACTACGGCTGCATTCCCGGGTTGAGCTCGGGGGATGGGGATCCCCTGGACGTGGTGGTGCTCGGTCCGCGTCTGCGCCGGGGCGAGCGCCTGCGAGTACCGGTGGTGGGGGTGATTGGCTTCCTCGACGCGGGCTGCGCCGACCCCAAGGTCATCTGCAGTGCGCGGCCCCTGAGCGCGGCGGAACGCACGGGGCTCGAGACCTTCTTCCGCGTCTACGCCCTCTTCAAGCGGGTGCTCCACCGCGTGCGGGGCAGGAGCGGAGGGGACACGCGCTTCGTGGGCTGGCTCGCGGACGTCACGGGGCGCTCAGCATGA
- a CDS encoding PilZ domain-containing protein — MTPSTGPLRIHERYHPRVEANWMVKVHIGERTVLVKARDLSMAGLFLLGHPADTTRQLTVTLPLPGIGDITTACTIVRREAHGVALEFVDLDWDHFLLLARYLHPRLP, encoded by the coding sequence ATGACGCCGTCCACCGGCCCCCTTCGCATCCACGAGCGCTACCACCCGCGCGTGGAGGCCAATTGGATGGTCAAGGTGCACATCGGCGAGCGCACCGTGCTCGTCAAGGCTCGCGACCTGTCCATGGCCGGCCTGTTCCTGCTCGGCCATCCCGCGGACACCACGCGGCAGCTCACCGTCACGCTCCCACTGCCCGGCATCGGGGACATCACCACCGCGTGCACCATCGTCCGCCGCGAGGCGCACGGCGTGGCGCTCGAGTTCGTGGACCTGGACTGGGATCACTTCCTGCTGCTGGCGCGCTACCTCCACCCGCGCCTGCCCTGA